The Shewanella sp. KX20019 genome window below encodes:
- a CDS encoding carbohydrate porin — MNMMRLACLVLGLSGLILSSKSIATTSFGSPNTVDNTIKDNSRKKESWRENLASDHNLTFGVDYQVLGLSASSPTEGGDDNSIAGVVRFYGAWDLVGLESGNVGGLVWKVEHRHGYTDTAPKAYSFIEPGLGYIGMIGPAYSNQGGRLTNLYWKQQFNKGKTALMAGYLDTSDYVDTYALASPWTGFTNLAFSTGAGAIGLPDDGVLGLAVGHMLDDNFYIIVGAADAKGRSDKPSDGFDTLFNDHKLFTTFELGWTASQEHIYTDNVHITLWHMDGGTQHNLTQSESGQGVNFSASFFISPKIMPFIRGGISEGDVALYDKSLTLGLGYFGLGHENNNLGFAINFSEVNENLGKAYGVTDDRQFTSELYYNMSFGEFFQLTPNIQYIDNPAISTEKDTWVLGVRARVVF; from the coding sequence ATGAATATGATGCGATTGGCTTGCCTCGTGCTAGGTCTTAGTGGACTCATTCTTAGCTCTAAAAGTATTGCAACAACCAGCTTTGGTAGCCCAAATACCGTTGATAACACAATAAAAGATAACAGCCGTAAAAAAGAGTCTTGGCGTGAAAACTTAGCCAGTGATCATAACCTTACTTTTGGTGTCGACTATCAGGTGCTTGGTCTCTCGGCAAGTTCACCTACTGAGGGCGGAGATGATAACTCTATAGCTGGCGTGGTACGTTTCTACGGTGCGTGGGATCTGGTCGGTCTAGAAAGTGGTAATGTTGGCGGATTGGTATGGAAAGTGGAACATCGCCATGGTTATACGGATACTGCGCCCAAAGCTTATTCATTTATTGAGCCTGGGCTCGGTTATATCGGCATGATCGGCCCTGCATACAGCAATCAGGGTGGGCGATTAACAAACCTTTATTGGAAGCAGCAATTTAATAAAGGCAAGACCGCGTTAATGGCTGGTTACTTAGATACATCCGACTATGTTGATACCTATGCTTTAGCTAGCCCATGGACCGGGTTTACCAATTTAGCCTTTAGCACTGGCGCTGGAGCGATTGGTTTGCCTGATGATGGTGTTTTGGGGCTTGCTGTTGGTCATATGCTTGATGACAATTTTTATATTATTGTGGGGGCCGCAGATGCTAAAGGGCGCTCAGATAAGCCAAGTGATGGCTTTGATACTCTATTTAATGACCACAAACTATTTACCACATTTGAGCTTGGCTGGACCGCGTCACAAGAGCATATTTATACCGACAATGTGCATATTACCCTATGGCACATGGATGGTGGTACGCAGCATAATTTGACCCAAAGTGAAAGTGGTCAAGGGGTTAACTTTTCTGCCAGTTTCTTTATATCACCGAAAATTATGCCTTTTATCCGCGGTGGTATATCTGAAGGCGATGTGGCCTTGTATGACAAATCACTCACTTTAGGGCTAGGTTACTTTGGTTTAGGCCATGAAAATAATAACTTGGGTTTTGCGATTAATTTTAGTGAGGTGAATGAAAACTTGGGCAAGGCCTACGGAGTTACTGACGATAGGCAATTTACCTCTGAGCTTTATTACAATATGAGTTTTGGTGAGTTCTTTCAACTGACGCCAAATATTCAATATATTGATAATCCAGCCATTTCTACCGAGAAAGACACTTGGGTGCTAGGTGTTAGAGCAAGGGTCGTTTTTTAG
- a CDS encoding DUF3299 domain-containing protein yields MNKFMLLTLILPFPLSAETETLDWQVLAPAINEQQVALPPVTESQKHLLATVIQYQSRRSNTASTTAQAARESLTEQGVDVDAAIDARARYMSQAQRKAENLNTDLDGRSVSMSGFVVPTKFNGVKATEFLLLPYAGACIHMPPPAANQIIKLSYPAGFEVESVQFPVTVRGVIKADKKTELVQLVDGKMNITMGYAMEATVIEKYYRDATSATMPAHVHMNEDHNH; encoded by the coding sequence ATGAATAAATTTATGTTGTTAACTTTGATACTGCCTTTTCCCCTATCGGCCGAAACTGAAACCTTAGATTGGCAGGTATTAGCACCAGCGATAAATGAGCAGCAGGTAGCATTACCACCAGTAACTGAAAGTCAAAAGCACCTACTGGCAACGGTTATCCAATACCAAAGTCGTCGCAGTAATACAGCCTCGACAACAGCGCAGGCAGCGCGTGAGTCCCTAACTGAGCAAGGGGTGGATGTTGATGCAGCCATTGATGCTAGAGCACGCTATATGTCGCAAGCTCAGCGTAAAGCTGAGAACTTAAATACCGACCTTGATGGTAGAAGTGTCAGTATGTCAGGCTTTGTGGTACCGACGAAATTTAACGGCGTTAAAGCCACAGAGTTTCTGCTACTGCCATATGCTGGAGCTTGTATTCATATGCCTCCGCCAGCGGCTAATCAGATCATAAAGCTCAGTTATCCAGCCGGTTTTGAAGTTGAGAGTGTGCAGTTTCCTGTGACGGTTAGAGGGGTGATTAAAGCCGATAAAAAAACGGAGTTAGTGCAACTTGTTGATGGCAAGATGAACATCACAATGGGCTACGCCATGGAAGCGACAGTGATTGAAAAATACTACAGGGATGCAACCTCTGCGACGATGCCTGCTCATGTTCACATGAATGAAGACCACAACCATTAA
- a CDS encoding metal-dependent hydrolase family protein: protein MMKYGSLKLSAIALSSAIAFSATAASTLFTNVNVFDGKQDKLLEKYQVLVVDNKIAQISADTISAQSATVIDGKGMTLMPGLIEGHGHLQMNGNSLPDIENNRNWEELAARSAARARSALMSGFTTWRDAGGMGAGLKKTIDSGELIGPRIYPSGAFIGPTGSHADFRNFTTPSETFYGHNSSGGRLGMSCTADSIGDIKACARQNYMQGATQIKLMSSGGVASSFDPWQLNAYSLEELKAAVEVADAYGSYAMSHAYSKVSLLRNLEAGVKTLEHAFMFDKDVYKAMKKNDAYMTTNMTAFSPYLGQIEAINSNPASARKAKTAQAAFGHYIDNVNKYQPKLGFHVDCVGGVAACEQQSDHSIYLSGKFFGNHYTLLSMTSVNGEIVKLSGEVLDPYYEGKLGVVEEGAYADLLLVDGNPLQDLTVIGANEKWFDAPKRDGIDTMKVIMKDGMIYKNTL, encoded by the coding sequence ATGATGAAATATGGGTCTCTAAAACTGTCAGCAATTGCTTTGTCCAGTGCAATAGCTTTTTCTGCCACAGCTGCTTCAACACTGTTTACCAATGTAAATGTGTTTGACGGTAAGCAGGATAAACTTCTTGAGAAATACCAAGTATTAGTGGTGGATAACAAAATCGCTCAAATTTCAGCTGATACTATTTCGGCGCAAAGTGCGACTGTGATTGATGGTAAGGGGATGACGTTAATGCCTGGGTTAATCGAAGGGCATGGTCACTTGCAGATGAATGGTAACTCCCTGCCTGACATTGAGAATAACCGCAATTGGGAGGAGTTAGCTGCGCGCTCTGCTGCGCGCGCACGATCGGCTTTGATGTCGGGTTTTACCACATGGCGTGATGCTGGTGGTATGGGCGCTGGGCTGAAAAAAACTATCGACAGTGGCGAGTTAATTGGCCCACGAATTTACCCATCCGGGGCATTTATCGGTCCAACAGGTTCACATGCTGATTTTCGTAATTTTACCACTCCTAGCGAAACTTTTTACGGCCATAACTCTTCGGGCGGTCGATTAGGTATGAGCTGCACCGCTGACAGTATTGGTGACATTAAAGCCTGTGCTCGACAGAATTACATGCAGGGAGCTACACAAATCAAGTTAATGTCTAGTGGTGGTGTTGCATCTTCATTTGACCCTTGGCAGCTTAATGCTTATTCGCTAGAGGAACTCAAAGCTGCTGTAGAGGTTGCTGATGCTTATGGCTCTTATGCCATGTCTCATGCTTACAGTAAAGTTTCGCTGTTACGTAACTTAGAAGCGGGTGTGAAAACACTAGAGCATGCGTTTATGTTTGATAAGGATGTCTATAAAGCGATGAAGAAGAACGATGCTTACATGACGACAAATATGACTGCATTTTCACCTTATTTGGGGCAAATCGAGGCGATTAACTCAAACCCTGCTTCAGCGAGGAAAGCTAAAACTGCCCAAGCAGCGTTTGGTCATTATATTGATAATGTCAATAAGTATCAGCCTAAACTCGGTTTCCATGTGGATTGTGTCGGGGGGGTAGCGGCTTGTGAGCAACAGTCTGATCACTCGATTTATTTGAGTGGAAAGTTCTTCGGCAACCACTACACCTTATTATCGATGACATCGGTTAATGGTGAAATAGTTAAGCTTTCGGGAGAGGTTCTCGATCCCTATTACGAGGGTAAGCTAGGAGTCGTTGAAGAGGGAGCATATGCAGATCTTCTGTTAGTCGATGGTAATCCACTACAAGATCTTACTGTGATAGGTGCCAATGAGAAATGGTTTGACGCACCAAAGCGCGATGGTATTGACACGATGAAAGTCATTATGAAGGACGGTATGATTTACAAAAATACTCTGTAA
- a CDS encoding YfhL family 4Fe-4S dicluster ferredoxin, giving the protein MALLIDDSCINCDMCEPECPNEAITMGEEIYEIEPLLCTECKGHYDKPTCISVCPIDCIAVDPDNKESDDELLVKYQIITGKAV; this is encoded by the coding sequence ATGGCATTATTAATCGACGATAGCTGCATTAACTGCGACATGTGTGAACCAGAATGTCCCAACGAGGCGATCACCATGGGCGAAGAGATCTATGAGATTGAGCCGCTGCTTTGCACTGAATGCAAAGGTCACTATGATAAACCCACCTGTATTTCGGTCTGTCCTATTGATTGCATTGCCGTTGACCCGGACAACAAAGAGTCAGATGATGAGCTGTTAGTGAAATACCAGATCATTACAGGTAAAGCGGTTTGA
- the ubiT gene encoding ubiquinone anaerobic biosynthesis accessory factor UbiT, protein MQGLLPNNLAEKILRIAPKALSQPLALIPFSLKADLLKRILGLMLAEQARDEELDFLLERWVAINIEDLGLTFEVSYNGHWQVRPLQSAEVTFKSNSKALLLIVAAKEDPDTLFFQRKLSIEGDTELGLEVKNLLLSVEFDAMPTAISTAVTKLAEALQALQRKAEPQLV, encoded by the coding sequence ATGCAAGGTTTACTTCCTAATAATTTGGCCGAAAAGATTCTGCGTATTGCCCCTAAGGCTCTGTCGCAGCCTTTAGCGCTTATTCCATTTTCGCTTAAAGCTGACTTGTTAAAACGTATTTTGGGCTTGATGCTTGCGGAGCAGGCGAGGGATGAGGAGCTAGACTTTCTGCTGGAACGCTGGGTTGCAATCAATATTGAAGACTTAGGCTTAACGTTTGAGGTGAGCTACAACGGTCATTGGCAGGTACGTCCTTTGCAAAGTGCTGAAGTGACTTTTAAGAGTAACTCTAAAGCACTGTTGCTAATCGTAGCAGCGAAAGAAGATCCTGATACATTGTTCTTCCAACGCAAACTTAGTATTGAAGGTGATACAGAACTTGGGCTTGAGGTGAAAAACCTATTGCTTAGTGTTGAGTTTGATGCAATGCCTACGGCGATTAGCACTGCAGTTACCAAGCTTGCGGAAGCGCTGCAAGCTTTGCAGAGAAAAGCAGAGCCACAATTGGTTTAG